The Camelina sativa cultivar DH55 chromosome 18, Cs, whole genome shotgun sequence DNA window TAAGTTATAAATGATCAGAAAAAAGGTAGGGAAGTATGTGATCTCTTAGATCTTCTCCATAGGTGGGTTGTTAAAGGGGTTTTAAGTGTTTTatagggaaaaaaataattcaaaagaaaagaagaaagataaggGAGCCTCTTATATAGTATACTCAACTTTGTTCTAAGAGACCATATGTGTCATTATTATGTTGGTCAAATAGAataatagaaaaggaaaaaaaaattgtaacgatcaaattttatttatgtcctctctctctctctctctctctctcttgcgaTCGTAGTCTCGATCCGACAAAGGAAGGTATTTGGAATCGGAGGATATGGAATCAGAGGAGATTGGGGTCGGAGGAGATGCGTAGCGGAGGCGATTGCCTCGGCAGAGATTGTATCGGAGGCGATTGCCTCGGCGGAGATTGTATCGGAGgcgatttgaatttggaatcgattcaatcggaagagattgaatcaattggAATCAGAGGGTAAGTTTCTCAGTACAATAGTATAAATTTGCGATTAGGTAAActgattagggttctttgattttggatcgCAAATTAGGattctttgatgtttgttggaaaattagggttcttggtgtGCATGTGTTCCAATCTGATCCATATTTTTGCTAGAAGTTGTCTTTATAATGTTCGATTAGGAGGAAGCAGAAAAGATCTGGATCTGTTTGTGTTCTCCAATTTAAAGTGATACCCATAATTGATAAGTGATGCTTTAAACGGATGTGGGTCTGTTTGTGTTCTTTACACATGATTGTAAAATTTCAAAGTATGTTGTTCTTGTTCGATTTAGCTTGTAGTATTATCCACTCCTTGTGTATGCTTGAtaagtttgattttatttggcCATGAATGATTCATTGTACTTTTCGAAATTGGGCATAGTTGTGATAtatgtctctcttttgttttgaggtTAAATGGAAACATGGATTGATGAGTATAGATTCTGCTACCTGTTCGGCCATGAAGGAAGGTAATTtatcatcctcttctttcttcatttatttgGTGTTAGTTTAGGTAATAGTCGAGTCAGTCATTGATGTTAttgcttttgtttgttggttgtgataaatACATTTAGTACTTGATTATTAGGGAGGTCTACATCAGGCTTATTGTTTGATGCTTTGTGTTAGTTGGTTGTGAAGATGTTTAATGTATGGTTGTTGTAGTTTAGGTAAAcacttaaattcaaaatttaaaccaactagttgtaaaagtaaattacacCTAAACCTTATAAATTGAAAGACTTCCTCTTCAtagtaaaaacacaaaacacactaCGTAACCCTAAAGACTTCCTCTTCATTCTCCTtttaacacacacaaacaaagtaGGATATGGATTCTGACGATGGAATGAATCCATATCGTCCCTCCTCTGGCTTCTTCAATCTGTTACAAAGTCAACTTGAAACCCAAAACCTCGAATACACTCCTTATGAGGGTCCATGTTCTAACGCTCCATCTGAACTTGCATCCCCTCAAGAAAACCGCAATTCAAGGCATGCATGGTTACCAACAGATGATGTCATGGGTGTCAGCGCTTGGCTAAACAAGAGCAATGATCCAATTACTTCCAATGAGAAAAGACGTGGAGCATTTTGGGGAAGGATTGCAGATTACTTTGCATCTTGTCTAAATGCTGCAGGTCGGCCAAAGAGAGAGGCCAGTCATTGTAAGCAGAGGTGTGGGAGGATAAACTACTTGGTGTGTAAGTTCGTTGGTTGGTACGAGGCTGCCACAAGGGAGAAGTCTAGTGGAcagaatgaagatgatgtgatGAAGCTAGCACACTGGATATACTTCAATGATCACAAACAGAGGTTTACCTTGGAGCATGCTTGGCGAGAGCTAAGATATTATCAGAAATAGTGTGCGTCCACATCTAATAAAGGGAATGGAGTGAAAAGGGGAAGGGTGGGTGAGGATGGGTCTGCACAGGATGCACAACCGGTGATTGATGTCGAGGATGATCCAATGCCCCGTCCTCCTGGTGTTAAGGCTGCAAAGGGGAAAGCCAAAAAAAGATCTAACACTAAACCGGATGTGGAGGACGATTGAAAAGCTTTCTTGGAGTTTCAGATGGAGCGTGTTTCGCAGATGTATGAGATGAAGCAAAATGATTTCGCTTTGAAGGAGAAGGAGTTCGCTTTGAAAAAGGAACATATTAAGCATGTGATGCTTGTAATCTGATTGCTAAAAAGGATTCACTAACTGAAAAAGCTCTTAAGGACAAGCTAATTGATGACATGATGTCATCGGGTTGAATGTTAAAAGTTTGAATTTCTTAAGGACAAACTAATTgcagttttgttttattaactACGTTTATGTTTGTAGTGTATTATGCTttcttgtgtttggttgtaacatattttgatgttttattgTGTTAACTATGATGTATTTGGTTGTAAGATATTTAAATGCTTTCTTCTGTTAACTATGATGTATTCGGTTGTAACATATTTGGATGCTTTCTTGTGTTAACTTTGATGTATTCGGTTTaagtttgttatgtttttatattCGGTTTCAGTTTGTTGTGATTTTCTAATCGGTCAGTTTGTTGTAGGGCGAACAAGAAAAAATGGTGTATCTGTGAAGCCAAAAGCTATCTCATCTCCGTGACATCAAAAGCTGAAGCTCTACCACATATTTGTTAAACTATTGTAACATTGTACTTCTACCACATAATTGTAGAAGTACACTTAAATTTTTGTATGATGTTGTACTTTGACTAGGGTTGTAAATTGGTCTGTCCAAGTGCAAATGGGCATGTCCATTTGGACACATACAATTTATGGTCATTTATGGGCAAGACCCAAATACACCCATACCCAAATATGTCCAAACCAAATATGTCCAAACCAAATAGGACCATAACCAATTGGTCTGTCCATTGGTTGCAGATTGAAGcaaaattcataatctcataaactcataattataaagcaaaattcataatctcataaactcataattataaattcataatctcataaactcataattataaagcaaaattcataatctcataaactcataattataaattcataatctcatcaactcataattataaagcaaaattcataatctcataaactcataattataaattcataatctcataaactcataattataaagcaaaattcataatctcataaactcataattataaattcataatctcatcaactcataattataaagcaaaattcataatctcataaactcataattataaattcataatctcataaactcataattataaagcaaaattcataatctcataaactcataattataaattcataatctcATCTGATCCTCCATCTGATATTCTGATCTCCCCCTCATCTCCAATCACTAATACCTTCTAAGTAACTCTGATCCTCTTTCTTACACCTTCTCCTTcctccccttcttcttctctttcttctccttcctctctttttcttcttcttcatcttccttaaAAAATTCGGATCCACCTCTCAAATGAAAACATAGCAAAACTATCACTGAACCATCATTTCATTcaaagataacaaaacaaaatcaagttatAAGAGTTAATATACTTACTAATTTCCTCAAAACCTCTTAACCAATTTCTTGCATAGATAAGTGCTTGCACATTGGATGGAAGTAGACGGTTCCTGTACTTGTTTAGAACTCGACTTCCCACACTAAATGATGACTCGGAAGACACTGTTGTTATAGGAATACAAAGTACATCACATGCCATGCGAGACAACTCTTTAAAACGTGCTGCATTATCTTTCCAATACTTCAAGACATCCAAACTCTGAAACGCAACCATATCCAAAGCTGGTTCATCCAAGTACATATCTANCTTGTGTTAACTTTGATGTATTCGGTTTaagtttgttatgtttttatattCGGTTTCAGTTTGTTGTGATTTTCTAATCGGTCAGTTTGTTGTAGGGCGAACAAGAAAAAATGGTGTATCTGTGAAGCCAAAAGCTATCTCATCTCCGTGACATCAAAAGCTGAAGCTCTACCACATATTTGTTAAACTATTGTAACATTGTACTTCTACCACATAATTGTAGAAGTACACTTAAATTTTTGTATGATGTTGTACTTTGACTAGGGTTGTAAATTGGTCTGTCCAAGTGCAAATGGGCATGTCCATTTGGACACATACAATTTATGGTCATTTATGGGCAAGACCCAAATACACCCATACCCAAATATGTCCAAACCAAATATGTCCAAACCAAATAGGACCATAACCAATTGGTCTGTCCATTGGTTGCAGATTGAAGcaaaattcataatctcataaactcataattataaagcaaaattcataatctcataaactcataattataaattcataatctcATCTGATCCTCCATCTGATATTCTGATCTCCCCCTCATCTCCAATCACTAATACCTTCTAAGTAACTCTGATCCTCTTTCTTACACCTTCTCCTTcctccccttcttcttctctttcttctccttcctctctttttcttcttcttcatcttccttaaAAAATTCGGATCCACCTCTCAAATGAAAACATAGCAAAACTATCACTGAACCATCATTTCATTcaaagataacaaaacaaaatcaagttatAAGAGTTAATATACTTACTAATTTCCTCAAAACCTCTTAACCAATTTCTTGCATAGATAAGTGCTTGCACATTGGATGGAAGTAGACGGTTCCTGTACTTGTTTAGAACTCGACTTCCCACACTAAATGATGACTCGGAAGACACTGTTGTTATAGGAATACAAAGTACATCACATGCCATGCGAGACAACTCTTTAAAACGTGCTGCATTATCTTTCCAATACTTCAAGACATCCAAACTCTGAAACGCAACCATATCCAAAGCTGGTTCATCCAAGTACATATCTAGAGCCGATTTTTACAAgtacttttgtatttttgtactTCTAccacatgtttttcttttcattttatacCACATATTGTTTCCAATTTTTGTGTACcacaaatttaaagtttttctATACCAcaacatttttctatataatgtcCAAAACCAGCAAAAAATATGAGATCAAGTAACCGATCTTTGTTTTCGAAACACACAACTCCTTCACTATATGTTGTGTACCAATACTCCTTTCTTTCcataatctttgttttttctctcaaaaaatgGAATCTTTTTCCCAAAATGATTTTGATGCTATAAttgatgaatgttttaatcaaGCATGCGACCAAGTCACCGATCAAGTATGGAAAAATATTCTCACTCCACCGGTTCAACATCACAACCacccaaaccaaagaaaaagtgAGCTTATAttgaaagaaatcaagaaatcgGTCATGCCCCCTTGTGGAACAATTATTTCAGTGAGGATGCAACATACCCTCCCCAAATATTCCGACGCCATTTTGGAATGAACAAGCCATTATTCATTCGTATTGTTGATCGACTTGCAAATGAAATTCCATtatttcaacaaagaagagatgctacTAGAAGGTTGGGTCTGTCAACATTACAAAAGTGTACAACAAcaattcgtatgatggcatatggttATGCAGTTGATGCAGTTGACGAATACCTCCGACTTTCTGAAACCACCGCGCTATCATACTTGGACCCAGTCATGGGCATTCAGgtatcggtttggttttggttcggGCATTTCGAGTTTCCGGTATTTCGGGTTTATAAATTATGGAATCATTTAGGAATTTTagaaatttcggttcgggtttttttgggttcggttcggtttgggtaatTTTTTGAATTACCGAAATATATCCgatattttgtagttttggtACGGTACAAGTATTTTTTACCCGTTTGGGACCGAAATACCCATATATGTATCTATAATACCCtaattataaattgaaaaaCTAGATTAAATTTCATgcaattataactaaaaaatcataCCAAAGTACCTAAACCAAGCAAAATaagcaagaaaaacataatCCTTAAACAGAATaatccaaaacataaataaGTAGTAGAGTAGTaacatccaaaatcaaattcaaaagttttataaaagCTAGAGTTATTgagaaaattcaaagaaacatcAAACATCCAAATAGAGAATCAATCAATGAAAAGTACTAAACTCCTGTTATAAACCAAGCATCAAGATGAAACGGACTTACCTTTGAATGAGTCTTAGACGTCTCTGTAAGaggagatgaagagaagaaatttAGAGAATCCTGTTTGAGATTTGAGATCGTGGAACGATTagagaatttataaaaacaaaacaaaaatctcccGTAGAAAGCGGGCAGACGAACCGGTAAAcacatgtttcttcttctttttagcaAATTCGACCTAGGGTATTTCATATACAAAAGGGGAGAAATCattatatacacatatgttCGGATATATTTGGGTACTAAttgggtatcgggtattacccgaaccgaaccgataccCAAAAGTATTTTACAATCAAGATCCAGTTAGTATAATGTTGAAGATCCATACGCGATCCGAACCGGagtttttcggtttggttctaATACGAGtatttcgggtcgggtattttgcccagtgtgtttgtggttaggtggctagtgggtatgggaccactagctgaatttatttattattattattattattatatttattatttattattaaaaaacgggtcaggtcgtttcagtttggtatcagatcccttacggttctaggtttgggttcactaggtttctattgtgatgtttgggattgcatgacTTGATCAAttatgtgtggcatggagtcctagaacatccccTTCGAGCCTACAATGTGATTTCACGGTGAGTTTATATTTCTGTGTTATgataattgtgtgcttagccttctgttcatggtagtgcagatggttagagagggtgttgttgttggtcgtggtcgtggatgcggacttggttgtggacgcggacgtggttgtggtaggggcagagtcccagaggttagtgagGCTGCGGACCaaagtgtgacagcagagggtgttggcgagtcgcagggtgaccagggggattccatgagtgtggctggAGGGGGCgttgttgatgctccagtagccggtgatgttaggacCCCAGGTGTGGaagtcccagtgggtggagttcCGGGTATcaaccttgcgggtttgctggcataGTTTATAGCGCGGTTGCCGCCGGTGGCAccagctcaggctcaggtagtgccaccagtggtggcaggggagcggcagccagtggctgcggatgtgggggtccattctcgcTATATCaacatgctgacagagatgggccgtattggtactgagcggttttcgggagtTGCAGATCCTACCACTGCGGATGCATGGAGGAcaagtgtggaacgtaacttccatactctgagatgtcctgaggagttttagGTGGAtattggggtccaccatttgactggtgatgctcagttatggtggagttctgtggcagccaggagagtgcagaggaagatgtcttgggctgacttcgtcttggagttcaaccgtaAGTATTTCCCTAGATAGGCACTGGATatgttggaggtgcagttccttcagctagctcaggggactcggttagtgcgggagcttgacttggagttcatcgacttctgaggtatgggggtcgagATGGAGTATGAGGAGGCTCAGAttaggaggtttttgagggccctacgtgatgacttgagggttcactatagagggcggagttatgcttcgcgtgcagagctggttgagactacaGCAGGGATCGAGGAgaatatccgggcacagtcagtggcagCTAGCCCAGCAGTCCAACCTAGCAAGGCTCAGCATCAGGGAGGTTccagcaagggcggcaagcctgcacagggaaccaagaggagatggaagGCTATACAGAGCCCGGGTGGTCcgagttgcttcgggtgtgggggcaaggatcacaagattgctagctgtcccaagaggagtgctccacTGGCAGcagctcgtgtatgctatcattgcagggagccatgGCACATCAGGCCCTAATGTCCCAAGTttcagccggtagcagtggcagcatTGCATCTGGTGCaaccgggagggcagcaggtggcacagattgagcaggcgccacggttTTACACGAcggtagagactggtggaaccagtgccagagcgatcacatgta harbors:
- the LOC104763291 gene encoding glutathione S-transferase T3-like, producing the protein MDSDDGMNPYRPSSGFFNLLQSQLETQNLEYTPYEGPCSNAPSELASPQENRNSRHAWLPTDDVMGVSAWLNKSNDPITSNEKRRGAFWGRIADYFASCLNAAGRPKREASHCKQRCGRINYLVCKFVGWYEAATREKSSGQNEDDVMKLAHWIYFNDHKQRGRVGEDGSAQDAQPVIDVEDDPMPRPPGVKAAKGKAKKRSNTKPDVEDD